CATGGTAAGTGCGCGCAGAATATCTATCGAAGATATTCGCAGTGATGTAGCAGGAGCAGTGGACATGTTTATCGGGGTTTACAGGTTTTCTATTTCACATCCCTGATGGCATCGAAAAGGGCACGGAAGCAGGCGGCCTGTGTGTTCGGGCCTGCATCAGGATTTGTTCTCTTACCATAGAATTCATCCAGGAAAGCCTGCGCGGGCGACCAGACGGTTTGTACCATTCCCTGGAAATATTTTTTCATCTCAGGCGTGCTTCCTTTTCTGAAACTCAGCATATCATTCAACTGCACCAGTGCGTGTGCTGGTGTTCTCCAGGGCGAAGTAGCTACGCGCAGTCCTTTTGCAGCAAATAGTACAGGTGTTTTATCAGGACGTTCATAATGCCAATCGCAAATGAAAACATCTTTAGGGATCAGATCGATAGCGCGGTGCGTATTGTTGAAACTTCCTTCCCACATTCCGATGCCGGTGGTCTTCCCATCGATCAGGCGGTCGCCCCAGATCCAGAGTTCCCTGTTTTTCATGCTCAGGCGATCGCGGATCTTCCTGACTTCATTGGCAAAGAGTTCGGCCTTATCTCTTCCGCTGCAGCGGGGACATTTATCATCTCCGAGGTAGAACACTTCATCCATGCCTGCATGGAATGCACCCGATTCAAAAACATCGCAGATCTCGTCCATCAATGCAAATACAATATTGTGCACGTCCGGATGTAATGGACAATAGCTTTTGCAGTAGAGTCCATCAGGGTTGGGCCATACATATTTCTCAGGCATTTTCACATGCGGTGTTTCATCAAACTGGGGATATACACGGAGGAGGTTATGTGTTTGTGCAGCCCATGACTGATGGCCCAGCAGGTTCACCTGCGGAATGAGCCGGATCTTCGACTGTTTACAGGCGGCTACCAATTTTTTTATATCTGCTTTGGAAAGCGCATTGCTGTCGCGCAGTTCCGGATGTGATTCATATTGATAATTGTAATCTACACGAAGGATCAGTGTGTTCACCTGGCGGGGAGCCAGTTCCTTTGTGATGAAATTAGTGAAGGCATCCAATCCTGCTTTTTGCGGAGCCGCGATGCAAAGGCCCCGTACAGGCAGTATGGTGTCGATGCCAGATTGAGCGAAGGATCTGATGCTGCAAACAATCGTTAGTAGCAGAACAGGAACAAGGTGGTGCTTTCTCATACGAACCGTCATAAAATTTGAATTTAATAAAAAATTGCCAGATCATATAGCTATTCTATGTATCTCTATTGGCAATTCTGTAATCAATTATGACGGTAATACTTGATAAATGGTCAGGGATTCATTCTTTCAAAAAGGAAGGGAATTGTTCTACCATCTCCTGAAATGGAAGCCTGCAGCTGGTTTCCTCTGAGTTTGTATTCGATTCGCTTTGGAAAATCATGTGCGGGGTTCTCACAAACGAAATGATCTTCGCTCAATGATACGAATTGAAAATACACGATATCCTTGTTGCCTTTTACATCCGCAACATAGAAAATGAGATTGTCTTTTGCGATGATGCGCAGTTTCTCTACAAAGGATGTGTCTTTGCTTTTCATGGAAACGCCCCAGCCCTGCCATTCTGTAGGCGATATCTTTTCCCATCTTTCGGAACCTGAACGATTAGGCTTCATGTCCAGCCTGTTCCAGGTGCCCGTGAGCCAGTTGAGCTTTTTGAGATTTTCAGGAGAAGCAGTAACGGTCTGTGCCGCTGTGATGAAGTATCCAGCAATGAAGGCCAAAAAGAAAATCAGCTTCTTCATGGGAACATTATTTGATTAGAATAAAGTTACAAATAGTTTCGCAGTGACCAGGCACACTCTAAACAATAGCCGGAAAATCGAATCCGAACTTACTTCCCTCGCCAATTGCGCTTTCCACCCAGACATTCCCGCCTTGCGCTTCAATGAACTCCCTTGAAATGGCAAGTCCCAATCCCGTTCCACTTTTCTCATAATTTCCAGGCACTTTGTAATACCTGTCGAAGATCCGCGGAAGATATTTTTCATCGATACCGATGCCGTGGTCACGCACCACAAAACTCACTTTATCTTTTTTGCGGGAAACAGACACTTCTATCACCGAAGCTTCCGGCGCATAACGGATAGCGTTGGTGAGAAAATTGATCAGCACCCAACTCGTCTTTTCCGTATCAGCCATCACTTCCGGCAATGATGCCACAAGATCTGTTTTGATACTCACCTGTTTTTGCTGCGCCTGGAACTGTACGGCCTGCACCGCTTGCCGGATAATGCTTTCAGGAGAAGCAGCCTGGATCTTCAATTGAATATTTCCTGTTTCCACCTGGCTCATGTTGAGCAGTTCACTGGTGATCTTCAATAACCTGTCCGCATCATCCTGGATGCTATGCAGCAATTCCTGTTGTTCCTTGTTCATCATACCGATGCGGGCATCATCCAGCAAACGCGCACTCATTTTAATACTTGAGATCGGTGTTTTCAGTTCATGTGACACCGTGGCAATAAAATTCGTTTTGGCTTCATCCAGTTCATGAAAGGGAGTGATATTGCGAAGCACGATCACTTCACCGATCCTTTCTTCTTCGTTCCTCACTTCTATTCTTTCATTCACGAAATAACTTTTCTTGCCATCGGCAAAGATCTCCAACTCCGTTCTCGGCTCATCCTGCAAAAGTGTACGCATGAGATCATTATGCAAAGCCAGGTCCGGTGCGTATTTACCAACAATATCCTTTTCCCGGAGGCCGATCAGTGTTTCGGCTACAGAGTTCATGAACAGCACCAGTTTCTTTTCGTCGAAGCCGATGATGGCATCTCGCATATTGTTGATCACCGCCTCTATTCTTCTTTTTTCAAACCTGATGCGTGCGATATTACTGTGCTCGTATTCATCCAGTTTCTCAGCCATACTATTGAAAGCATTGGCCAGCTCACCAAACTCATCCTGCTGACTAAGATGGATTCGTTTCGAATAATTCTTATTGGCGATGGCGCTGATACCTGCGGACAGTTGCCGGATCGGATTACTGATAACGCCTGGAAAATTCACCACCAGTGTAAATGCGATCAGCGCCAGAACGGTAAAGATGATGGTCATCCAGGTGGCGGCGCTTTCAGCGCCTTCGCGGGCATTTTGATTTTTGTGAAGAATGGCTTCCTGGTTGAGATCATTGATCAGCTGGATACTCTGGCGGATACCTGCCAGTGCCACCGTATCATTCCGGTTGATGCGTATACGCTCAAAATATTGTCTGACAGCAACAGTACTCTCCTTTTCGCCAGGCTCTGTTACATTTTTTTCCTGCAATGCCAGGTTATTCTCAAAGAGGGTGAATGCCAGGGAATCAGCCGGCAAACGCTCCAGCGCCTTGAGCATATTGTTATTGTACACCAGGGTCTCGTAGTTGTTCTTCAGGATCTTGTCTGCATCATTCTTCAAACGATGAATAGAGATGATGCCGAAAACACCGAAGACCACAATTACGAGGAAAAGGAATCCTATGCCCAGTGTCAATTTTGTTTTTAGTCGCATCTTATGATAAAATTACAACATCGATGTCAGCAGCCGCCAGTTTGGTCAGTAATTGATTGAACACAGCCGTGCTCAGGATCACATTCCAGATACTCAGGTGCGGTTTCCCGATACAGATAGTAGTGACCTTCTTTTGCTCGGCCACTTCAATGATCCCTTTGGCGATATTGGCATGTTCCAGTTTGATCACTTCTCCGCCCAGTTCTGTAGCCAGTTTGAAATTATTGATCAGATGCCTTTGG
This portion of the Pseudobacter ginsenosidimutans genome encodes:
- a CDS encoding sensor histidine kinase: MRLKTKLTLGIGFLFLVIVVFGVFGIISIHRLKNDADKILKNNYETLVYNNNMLKALERLPADSLAFTLFENNLALQEKNVTEPGEKESTVAVRQYFERIRINRNDTVALAGIRQSIQLINDLNQEAILHKNQNAREGAESAATWMTIIFTVLALIAFTLVVNFPGVISNPIRQLSAGISAIANKNYSKRIHLSQQDEFGELANAFNSMAEKLDEYEHSNIARIRFEKRRIEAVINNMRDAIIGFDEKKLVLFMNSVAETLIGLREKDIVGKYAPDLALHNDLMRTLLQDEPRTELEIFADGKKSYFVNERIEVRNEEERIGEVIVLRNITPFHELDEAKTNFIATVSHELKTPISSIKMSARLLDDARIGMMNKEQQELLHSIQDDADRLLKITSELLNMSQVETGNIQLKIQAASPESIIRQAVQAVQFQAQQKQVSIKTDLVASLPEVMADTEKTSWVLINFLTNAIRYAPEASVIEVSVSRKKDKVSFVVRDHGIGIDEKYLPRIFDRYYKVPGNYEKSGTGLGLAISREFIEAQGGNVWVESAIGEGSKFGFDFPAIV
- a CDS encoding family 20 glycosylhydrolase; its protein translation is MRKHHLVPVLLLTIVCSIRSFAQSGIDTILPVRGLCIAAPQKAGLDAFTNFITKELAPRQVNTLILRVDYNYQYESHPELRDSNALSKADIKKLVAACKQSKIRLIPQVNLLGHQSWAAQTHNLLRVYPQFDETPHVKMPEKYVWPNPDGLYCKSYCPLHPDVHNIVFALMDEICDVFESGAFHAGMDEVFYLGDDKCPRCSGRDKAELFANEVRKIRDRLSMKNRELWIWGDRLIDGKTTGIGMWEGSFNNTHRAIDLIPKDVFICDWHYERPDKTPVLFAAKGLRVATSPWRTPAHALVQLNDMLSFRKGSTPEMKKYFQGMVQTVWSPAQAFLDEFYGKRTNPDAGPNTQAACFRALFDAIRDVK
- a CDS encoding DUF6265 family protein; amino-acid sequence: MKKLIFFLAFIAGYFITAAQTVTASPENLKKLNWLTGTWNRLDMKPNRSGSERWEKISPTEWQGWGVSMKSKDTSFVEKLRIIAKDNLIFYVADVKGNKDIVYFQFVSLSEDHFVCENPAHDFPKRIEYKLRGNQLQASISGDGRTIPFLFERMNP